One segment of Rhodanobacter thiooxydans DNA contains the following:
- the murC gene encoding UDP-N-acetylmuramate--L-alanine ligase, with amino-acid sequence MTPRRLHAHEDPMSTFRRVHFIGIGGVGMSGIAEVLHNLGYAVSGSDRANSPTAQRLRQLGIDVHVGHAVENIGTADVVVTSSAIKQDNPELVAAREARIPVIPRAEMLGELMRFRRGVAIAGTHGKTTTTSLTASVLAEAGYDPTFVIGGQLNAAGANARLGTGQYLVAEADESDGSFLLLSPVIAAVTNIDADHLENYHGDFAEVKKAFADFLHRLPFYGLAVLCVDDPEVAVLAKSTTRRVMTYGIDAADADVRAQNVSQHGFEMHFELLLPGRDEALPVKLNLPGRHNVLNALAAAAIGWQLGVEADALARALENFQGVGRRFHRRGEIALDQGSVLLVDDYGHHPRELAAVFAAARGGWPERRLVVGFQPHRYSRTRDLLDDFANVLAEVDVLVLTDVYPAGEAPIAGADGRALARAVRARGKVDPVLVEHPRELKDTLPALLRDGDLLLLLGAGDIGAAAVELAQLGNLRTNK; translated from the coding sequence CTTGGCTACGCGGTGTCCGGTTCCGACCGCGCCAACTCGCCGACCGCGCAGCGGTTGCGCCAGCTGGGCATCGACGTGCACGTGGGCCACGCGGTGGAAAACATCGGCACCGCCGACGTGGTGGTGACCTCCAGCGCGATCAAGCAGGACAACCCGGAGCTCGTCGCCGCCCGCGAAGCGCGCATCCCGGTGATCCCGCGCGCGGAGATGCTGGGCGAGCTGATGCGTTTCCGCCGCGGCGTGGCGATCGCCGGTACGCATGGCAAGACCACCACCACCAGCCTCACCGCCAGCGTGCTGGCCGAGGCCGGCTACGACCCGACCTTCGTGATCGGCGGCCAGCTCAACGCGGCCGGCGCCAACGCGCGGCTCGGCACCGGGCAGTACCTGGTGGCCGAGGCTGACGAATCCGACGGCTCGTTCCTGCTGTTGTCGCCGGTGATCGCGGCGGTTACCAACATCGACGCCGACCACTTGGAGAACTACCACGGCGATTTCGCCGAAGTGAAGAAGGCGTTCGCCGATTTCCTGCACCGGCTGCCGTTCTACGGCCTGGCCGTGCTGTGCGTGGACGACCCCGAAGTGGCCGTGCTGGCGAAGTCCACCACGCGCCGCGTGATGACCTACGGCATCGACGCCGCCGACGCCGACGTGCGCGCGCAGAACGTGAGCCAGCACGGCTTCGAAATGCATTTCGAGCTGCTGCTGCCGGGTCGCGACGAAGCGCTGCCGGTGAAGCTCAACCTGCCGGGCCGGCACAACGTGCTGAACGCGCTGGCTGCCGCCGCGATCGGCTGGCAGCTGGGCGTCGAGGCCGATGCGCTGGCGCGTGCGCTGGAGAACTTCCAGGGCGTTGGCCGGCGCTTCCACCGGCGCGGCGAGATCGCGCTGGACCAGGGCAGCGTGCTGCTGGTCGATGACTACGGTCATCACCCGCGCGAGCTGGCCGCAGTGTTCGCCGCCGCGCGCGGCGGCTGGCCGGAACGCCGTCTGGTGGTCGGTTTCCAGCCGCACCGCTACAGCCGCACGCGCGACCTGCTGGACGACTTCGCCAATGTGCTGGCCGAGGTCGACGTGCTGGTGCTGACCGACGTCTACCCGGCCGGCGAGGCGCCGATCGCCGGCGCCGACGGCCGCGCGCTGGCGCGGGCGGTGCGCGCCCGCGGCAAGGTCGACCCGGTGCTGGTCGAGCATCCGCGCGAGCTGAAGGACACCCTGCCGGCGCTGTTGCGCGACGGCGATCTGCTGCTGCTGCTCGGTGCCGGCGACATCGGCGCGGCGGCGGTCGAGCTGGCCCAGCTCGGCAACCTGAGGACGAACAAGTGA
- a CDS encoding D-alanine--D-alanine ligase produces the protein MGGSSAEREVSLDSGRNVLEALKARGVDAHAVDGIPALLDALRTGGFARVFNILHGQHGGGEDGVLQGALEALKVPYTGSGVLGSALSMDKTRSKRVWQSLGLPTPKFVALPRGADVHAAAKQIGFPLIVKPACEGSSVGVTRVFEESQLDQAVELAAKYPGDLLMETLIEGDELTVAILGRQVLPSIHIVPKGAFYDYNAKYIAEDTLYLCPGLEGDAETELRALALAAFDALGCQGWGRVDVMRDRQGRNWLLEVNTAPGMTSHSLVPKAAKAAGIDYQELCWRVLETSFREGL, from the coding sequence ATGGGCGGCAGTTCGGCCGAGCGCGAGGTCTCGCTGGACTCCGGCCGCAACGTGCTGGAGGCGCTCAAGGCGCGCGGCGTGGACGCGCATGCGGTCGACGGCATCCCGGCCCTGCTCGACGCGCTGCGCACCGGTGGCTTCGCGCGCGTGTTCAACATCCTGCACGGCCAGCACGGCGGTGGCGAGGACGGCGTGCTGCAAGGCGCGCTGGAGGCGCTGAAGGTGCCGTACACCGGTTCGGGCGTGCTGGGCTCGGCGCTGTCGATGGACAAGACGCGTTCGAAGCGCGTGTGGCAGTCGCTGGGCCTGCCGACGCCGAAGTTCGTGGCGCTGCCGCGTGGCGCGGATGTGCACGCGGCGGCGAAACAGATCGGCTTCCCGCTGATCGTGAAGCCGGCCTGCGAGGGTTCCAGCGTGGGCGTCACCCGCGTGTTCGAGGAGTCGCAGCTGGACCAGGCGGTCGAGCTGGCGGCGAAGTATCCGGGCGACCTGCTGATGGAAACCCTGATCGAGGGCGACGAACTGACCGTCGCCATCCTTGGTCGCCAGGTGCTGCCCAGCATCCACATCGTGCCGAAGGGCGCGTTCTACGACTACAACGCGAAGTACATCGCCGAAGACACGCTGTACCTGTGCCCCGGCCTGGAAGGCGATGCCGAGACGGAGCTGCGCGCGCTGGCGCTGGCCGCGTTCGATGCGCTGGGTTGCCAGGGTTGGGGCCGCGTCGACGTGATGCGCGACCGGCAGGGGCGCAACTGGCTGCTGGAGGTGAACACCGCGCCGGGCATGACCTCGCACTCGCTGGTGCCGAAGGCGGCCAAGGCGGCCGGCATCGACTATCAGGAACTGTGCTGGCGCGTGCTGGAAACCAGTTTCCGGGAGGGCCTGTGA
- a CDS encoding cell division protein FtsQ/DivIB codes for MKGAIRLVAWCLAIALVVLPIVGVLRGWFAAGRWPVTQLTVQAEFKHVSADDIRAAVRPRLGKGFFALDLDAVQKAVAALPWVESVEARKRWPDTLQLRIYERQPFARWNDKQLISRQGLVFEAPGMAGIGALPDLRGPDARLAEVVSFYAETSKAFAGTHLQVTGVALTERGSWSVNTANGAQIVIGDREQAGRRLRRFLDVYPQLIAGHADGFAYADLRYTNGFAVRWPQTAAANAGGSPRS; via the coding sequence GTGAAGGGAGCCATCCGCCTCGTCGCCTGGTGCCTCGCCATCGCACTGGTCGTGCTGCCGATCGTCGGCGTGCTGCGCGGCTGGTTCGCGGCCGGGCGCTGGCCGGTGACCCAGCTCACGGTGCAGGCCGAGTTCAAGCACGTCAGCGCGGACGACATCCGCGCCGCGGTGCGGCCGCGGCTGGGCAAGGGCTTCTTTGCGCTGGATCTGGACGCGGTGCAGAAAGCGGTGGCTGCGCTGCCGTGGGTGGAATCGGTGGAGGCGCGCAAGCGCTGGCCGGACACCTTGCAGTTGCGCATCTACGAGCGCCAGCCGTTTGCCCGCTGGAACGACAAGCAGCTGATCAGCCGGCAGGGGCTGGTGTTCGAGGCGCCCGGCATGGCTGGCATCGGTGCGCTGCCGGATCTGCGCGGGCCGGACGCGCGGCTGGCCGAGGTGGTCAGCTTCTACGCGGAAACCAGCAAGGCGTTCGCCGGCACCCACCTGCAGGTCACCGGTGTGGCGCTGACCGAGCGCGGCAGCTGGAGCGTCAATACCGCGAATGGCGCGCAAATCGTCATCGGCGATCGCGAGCAGGCCGGGCGCCGGCTGCGCCGCTTCCTTGACGTCTATCCGCAGCTGATCGCCGGCCATGCCGACGGTTTCGCCTACGCCGACCTTCGTTACACCAATGGATTCGCCGTGCGCTGGCCGCAGACGGCCGCCGCCAACGCTGGAGGTTCGCCCCGCTCATGA
- the ftsA gene encoding cell division protein FtsA, whose amino-acid sequence MKPRNDKQLVVGLDIGTSKVVAIVGEYEPGEPITVIGIGTHVSRGMKRGSVVDIESTVHSIQRAVEEAELMAGCDIRSVYASISGSHLETRNSHGNAAIRDREVTAGDLEQVLEAASAVAIPADRKVLYKESQEYRIDGQDGIRAPIGMSGVRLEANVHLVTGAAAAVQNVTKCIQRCGLTVDELVPSAVASAKAVLTDDERELGVCLVDIGAGTTDIAIYTQGSIRYTASLPVGGDQVTSDIAYGVHTPTAHAEEIKIKYACAQTGLAHAEETIQVPSVGDRPPRRLARQSLAQSVQARYEEIFEMVQDQLRRSGYESLVAAGVVLTGGASKMEGALELAEEIFHKMVRIGVPQQIDGLGEVVSSPLHATGVGLLLHGSRAGGTRMGGSAGGSVGGLVGKLRGWLTRNF is encoded by the coding sequence ATGAAGCCGCGCAATGACAAGCAATTAGTAGTGGGGCTCGACATCGGCACCTCGAAAGTGGTGGCGATCGTCGGCGAGTACGAGCCGGGCGAACCGATCACCGTGATCGGCATCGGCACCCACGTCTCGCGCGGCATGAAGCGCGGTTCGGTGGTGGATATCGAGTCGACCGTGCATTCGATCCAGCGCGCGGTGGAGGAAGCCGAACTGATGGCCGGCTGCGACATCCGCTCGGTCTACGCCTCGATTTCCGGCAGCCACCTGGAAACCCGCAACTCGCACGGCAACGCGGCGATCCGCGACCGTGAGGTGACCGCCGGCGACCTGGAACAGGTGCTGGAAGCGGCCAGCGCGGTGGCGATCCCGGCCGACCGCAAGGTGCTCTACAAGGAATCGCAGGAATACCGCATCGACGGCCAGGACGGCATCCGCGCGCCGATCGGCATGAGCGGCGTGCGGCTGGAGGCGAACGTGCACCTGGTCACCGGCGCGGCGGCGGCGGTGCAGAACGTCACCAAGTGCATCCAGCGCTGCGGCCTCACCGTGGACGAACTGGTGCCGTCGGCGGTGGCCAGCGCGAAGGCGGTGCTGACCGATGACGAGCGAGAGCTGGGCGTGTGCCTGGTCGACATCGGTGCCGGCACCACCGACATCGCGATCTACACCCAGGGCTCGATCCGCTACACCGCCTCGCTGCCGGTCGGCGGCGACCAGGTCACCAGCGATATTGCGTACGGCGTCCACACGCCGACCGCGCACGCGGAGGAAATCAAGATCAAGTACGCCTGCGCGCAGACCGGACTGGCGCACGCCGAGGAAACCATCCAGGTGCCCAGCGTGGGCGATCGCCCGCCGCGCCGGCTGGCGCGGCAGTCGCTGGCGCAGAGTGTGCAGGCGCGCTACGAGGAAATCTTCGAGATGGTGCAGGACCAGCTGCGCCGCTCCGGTTACGAGAGCCTGGTCGCCGCCGGCGTGGTGCTCACCGGCGGCGCCTCGAAGATGGAAGGCGCGCTGGAGCTGGCCGAGGAAATCTTCCACAAGATGGTGCGCATCGGCGTGCCACAGCAGATCGACGGCCTCGGCGAAGTCGTTTCCAGTCCGCTGCACGCCACCGGCGTGGGCCTGCTGCTACATGGATCGCGCGCGGGCGGCACGCGCATGGGCGGCTCGGCCGGCGGCAGCGTCGGCGGCCTGGTCGGCAAGTTGCGCGGCTGGCTTACCCGGAATTTCTGA
- the ftsZ gene encoding cell division protein FtsZ: MFELIDKLAPNAVIKVIGVGGGGGNAVAHMLNANIEGVEFVVANTDAQAMNSCGSRTHLQLGGNVTKGLGAGANPEVGRQAALEDRERIEAMLEGADMVFITAGMGGGTGTGAAPVVAQLAKEKGILTVAVVTKPFPFEGRRRMQVALKGIEDLSQHVDSLITVPNEKLLSVLGREVTLLNAFKAANDVLQGAVQGIADLITAPGLINVDFADVRTVMSEMGLAMMGSGTARGDDRAQAAAEAAIKNPLLEDVNLNGACGILVNVTAGPNLTMREFDEIGRIIHDFASEDATVVMGTSLDPEMKDDVRVTVVATGLNRAVASRQQPPIRMVETTQQVQMRPRPVVLRTGTGNEVVDYAQPDMVVSHSRAESAAPAKNAEPGFDYLDIPAFLRRQAD; encoded by the coding sequence ATGTTTGAACTGATTGATAAACTCGCACCCAATGCAGTCATCAAGGTGATCGGCGTGGGCGGCGGCGGCGGCAATGCCGTGGCGCACATGCTGAATGCCAACATCGAAGGCGTGGAATTCGTCGTCGCCAACACCGACGCGCAGGCGATGAACAGCTGCGGCTCGCGCACCCACCTGCAACTCGGTGGCAACGTGACCAAAGGCCTCGGCGCCGGCGCCAATCCCGAGGTCGGCCGGCAGGCCGCGCTGGAGGATCGCGAGCGGATCGAGGCGATGCTGGAAGGCGCCGACATGGTGTTCATCACCGCCGGCATGGGCGGCGGCACCGGTACTGGCGCGGCGCCGGTGGTGGCGCAGCTGGCCAAGGAAAAGGGCATCCTCACCGTGGCGGTGGTCACCAAGCCGTTCCCGTTCGAGGGCCGCCGGCGCATGCAGGTCGCCCTGAAGGGCATCGAGGACCTGTCGCAGCACGTCGACTCGCTGATCACCGTGCCGAACGAGAAGCTGCTCAGCGTACTCGGTCGCGAGGTCACCCTGCTCAATGCGTTCAAGGCCGCCAATGACGTGCTGCAGGGCGCCGTGCAGGGCATCGCCGACCTGATTACGGCCCCCGGCCTGATCAACGTCGACTTCGCCGACGTGCGCACCGTGATGTCGGAGATGGGCCTGGCCATGATGGGCTCGGGTACCGCCCGCGGTGACGACCGCGCCCAGGCGGCGGCCGAGGCGGCGATCAAGAACCCGCTGCTGGAAGACGTCAACCTCAACGGCGCCTGCGGCATCCTGGTCAACGTCACCGCCGGTCCGAACCTGACCATGCGCGAGTTCGACGAGATCGGCCGGATCATCCACGACTTCGCCAGCGAAGACGCCACCGTGGTGATGGGCACCTCGCTCGACCCGGAAATGAAGGACGACGTGCGGGTCACCGTGGTCGCCACCGGCCTCAACCGTGCCGTCGCTTCCCGCCAGCAGCCGCCGATTCGCATGGTGGAAACCACCCAGCAGGTGCAGATGCGGCCGCGTCCGGTGGTGCTGCGGACCGGTACCGGCAACGAAGTGGTCGACTACGCGCAGCCGGACATGGTGGTCAGCCACAGCCGTGCGGAGTCCGCGGCGCCGGCGAAGAACGCCGAGCCGGGCTTCGATTACCTGGATATCCCGGCGTTCCTGCGCCGCCAGGCCGACTGA
- the lpxC gene encoding UDP-3-O-acyl-N-acetylglucosamine deacetylase: MIKQRTLKNIIRATGVGLHTGDKVYMTLRPAAPNTGIVFRRTDLDPPVDIRARQDNVGDTRLSTTLVNGDVRVSTVEHLLSAMAGLGIDNAYVDLSAPEVPIMDGSAGPFVFLLQSAGIEEQNVAKRFIRIKKPVKVQEGDKWASFEPFEGFKVGFSIDFNHPIISQRTSRAEIDFSTTSFVKEVSRARTFGFMRDIEMLREHNLALGGSMDNAVVLDDYRVLNEDGLRYEDEFVKHKILDAIGDLYLLGHSLIGAYHAHKSGHELNNKLLRTLMADASAWEEVSYQDDPATSPISYAHPAQAI, encoded by the coding sequence ATGATCAAGCAGCGTACGCTTAAGAACATCATCCGGGCGACCGGCGTCGGCCTGCACACGGGTGACAAGGTGTACATGACCTTGCGTCCTGCCGCGCCGAACACCGGCATCGTGTTCCGCCGCACGGATCTCGATCCACCGGTGGATATTCGCGCCCGCCAGGACAATGTCGGCGACACCCGACTGTCGACCACGCTGGTCAACGGCGATGTGCGCGTTTCCACGGTCGAGCATCTGCTCTCGGCGATGGCGGGCCTGGGCATCGACAATGCCTACGTCGACCTGTCCGCGCCGGAAGTGCCGATCATGGATGGCAGCGCCGGCCCGTTCGTCTTCCTGCTGCAGTCTGCCGGCATCGAAGAGCAGAACGTGGCCAAGCGCTTCATCCGCATCAAGAAGCCGGTGAAGGTGCAGGAAGGCGACAAGTGGGCCAGCTTCGAGCCGTTCGAAGGCTTCAAGGTCGGCTTCTCGATCGACTTCAACCACCCGATCATCAGCCAGCGCACCTCGCGCGCCGAGATCGACTTCTCCACCACCTCCTTCGTCAAGGAAGTGAGCCGTGCGCGCACTTTCGGCTTCATGCGCGACATCGAGATGCTGCGCGAACACAACCTGGCGCTGGGCGGCTCGATGGACAACGCTGTGGTGCTGGACGACTACCGCGTGCTGAACGAGGACGGCCTGCGTTACGAGGACGAGTTCGTCAAGCACAAGATCCTCGACGCGATCGGTGACCTGTACCTGCTCGGCCACAGCCTGATCGGCGCGTATCACGCGCACAAATCCGGTCATGAGCTGAACAACAAGCTGCTGCGCACGCTGATGGCCGATGCCTCGGCGTGGGAAGAGGTCAGCTACCAGGACGACCCGGCCACCTCGCCGATCTCCTACGCCCACCCGGCACAGGCGATCTGA
- a CDS encoding DUF721 domain-containing protein — translation MQRATPATSRRTGNRPKSLADCGSFATLARKAGALEALDRALRQTLPSPLREQVRFANLRNDRLVFLASSPGWASRLRLMQTQILAAAHAIGTCASSVTVKVVPPPPVATAPDRSKPLSPAAAAHLRAAAASFTDPEWRVLFLELASFAETADSPLPGTD, via the coding sequence ATGCAGCGCGCCACTCCGGCCACTTCCCGTCGCACCGGCAACAGACCGAAGTCCCTCGCCGACTGCGGCTCCTTCGCGACACTGGCCCGAAAGGCCGGTGCGCTGGAAGCGCTGGACCGCGCACTGCGCCAGACGTTGCCATCGCCATTGCGCGAGCAGGTGAGATTCGCCAACCTGCGCAACGACCGCCTCGTCTTCCTGGCGTCTTCACCGGGCTGGGCCTCACGCCTGCGACTGATGCAGACGCAAATCCTTGCCGCCGCACATGCCATCGGCACCTGCGCCAGTTCAGTCACCGTGAAAGTAGTTCCCCCACCACCGGTCGCCACAGCGCCGGACCGGTCGAAACCGCTTTCGCCCGCCGCCGCCGCCCACCTCAGGGCTGCCGCCGCGTCATTCACAGACCCCGAATGGCGGGTACTGTTCCTTGAGCTGGCGTCCTTCGCCGAAACCGCTGATTCCCCCTTGCCCGGCACGGACTGA
- a CDS encoding M23 family metallopeptidase codes for MQIILVSRARKLPKTLDLADHRLRWKLFSAAALAVLGCMGAGVALAMLVASPRDRALVEIHDLQQQIQQQNAQLGGVRQDAQRGLDALAVKLGQLQAQSTRLNALGERLAEVGKLDDGEFDFDQQPAVGGVEDAGSSAYALPPALDDSINQLASQFDRQQAQLSALQSLLLDARIESNLKPTGMPVPGYISSYFGVRADPFDGRSARHTGIDISTPLGTPVHTVAEGMVTFAGVRSGYGNVIEIDHGNGYMTRYAHNSALVARPGQHVQVGDVIARAGSTGRSTGSHVHFEVWYDGRVVNPLAFVRNHR; via the coding sequence ATGCAGATCATACTCGTATCACGCGCCAGGAAATTGCCGAAGACCCTCGACCTGGCGGATCACCGCCTGCGCTGGAAGCTGTTTTCGGCGGCCGCGCTGGCGGTGCTTGGTTGCATGGGGGCCGGCGTGGCGCTGGCCATGCTGGTGGCCAGCCCGCGTGATCGGGCACTGGTCGAGATCCACGACCTGCAGCAGCAGATCCAGCAGCAGAATGCCCAGCTGGGCGGCGTGCGCCAGGATGCCCAGCGTGGCCTCGATGCGCTGGCCGTGAAACTGGGCCAGCTGCAGGCCCAGTCGACCCGTCTGAATGCGCTGGGCGAGCGGCTGGCCGAGGTTGGCAAGCTCGACGATGGCGAGTTCGACTTCGACCAGCAGCCGGCGGTGGGTGGCGTCGAGGATGCCGGCAGCAGCGCCTACGCCCTGCCGCCCGCGCTGGACGACAGCATCAATCAGCTGGCCAGCCAGTTCGACCGGCAGCAGGCGCAGCTGTCGGCGTTGCAGAGCTTGCTGCTGGATGCCCGGATCGAGTCCAACCTGAAGCCGACCGGGATGCCGGTGCCGGGATACATCTCCTCCTATTTTGGCGTGCGCGCGGACCCGTTCGACGGCCGCTCGGCGCGGCACACCGGCATCGATATCTCGACCCCGCTCGGTACGCCGGTGCACACCGTGGCCGAAGGCATGGTGACCTTTGCCGGTGTTCGCAGCGGCTACGGCAACGTGATCGAGATCGACCACGGCAATGGCTACATGACCCGCTACGCGCATAACAGTGCGCTGGTGGCGCGTCCGGGCCAGCATGTGCAGGTAGGTGACGTGATCGCCCGCGCGGGTTCCACCGGCCGCTCCACCGGGTCGCATGTGCATTTCGAGGTCTGGTACGACGGCCGCGTGGTCAATCCGCTGGCGTTCGTGCGCAACCACCGCTGA
- the secA gene encoding preprotein translocase subunit SecA produces MFNRALTSLFGSRNERVLRQLSKSVNRINALEPEFEKLSDDALRGKTDEFKQRVAAGESLDKLLPEAFAVVREAAKRTLGMRHYDVQMIGGMVLHQGKIAEMRTGEGKTLVGTLPVYLNALAGKGVHVVTVNDYLARRDSAQMGKLYNFLGLAVGVVYPGMDHADKHAAYAADITYGTNNEFGFDYLRDNMALSKEQRYQRGLHYAIVDEVDSILIDEARTPLIISGPAEDSPQLYLAVNKIVPQMVRQAEEDGEGDYWVDEKQKQVHLSEAGMQHADELLRAGGVIEQDSGLYDSKNLAVVHHLNAALRANGIYQRDVDYIVRDGEVIIVDEFTGRTLPGRRWSDGLHQAVEAKEGVPIQRENQTLATVTFQNLFRMYKKLAGMTGTADTEAFEFQSIYGLEVVVIPTHKPMIRKDNPDMIFLSQTPKYNSVIEDIKDCHKRGQPVLVGTTSIEVSELLSELLKKAGVPHEVLNAKQHEREAHIVAQAGAPSQVTIATNMAGRGTDIVLGGSMDAALAMLPEGASELDRQRVKTDWKKLHEQVLAAGGLHIIGTERHESRRIDNQLRGRSGRQGDPGSSRFYLSLEDNLLRIFGGEGLVRWMKRFGMKDDDALEDRMISRQIEKAQRKVEQHNFDIRKHLLEFDDVANDQRKVIYRQRDELLDGEEVQATVADIRDDVVQSMVRGFVPDDSIDEQWDLAGLDRELESELGLSLDLKRWVEQQHEIDAKMILEHVRGAVNELFQAKEAQIGAETMRQLEKHIMLTVVDNAWKDHLASMDYLRQGIYLVGYAQQDPKQAFKRESFKLFSDMLERIKAEVVQMLARIRIRSEEEVAAMEAEQRRLADRLQKQMLASGGGAPAEGAFGGAAEPAVGAGMRLAQPAQHDGPKVGRNDPCPCGSGKKYKHCHGQLA; encoded by the coding sequence ATGTTCAATCGTGCCCTGACGAGCCTGTTTGGTAGCCGCAACGAACGCGTATTGCGCCAGCTTTCCAAGAGTGTCAACCGCATCAATGCGCTGGAGCCCGAATTCGAAAAGTTGAGCGACGACGCGCTGCGCGGCAAGACCGACGAGTTCAAGCAGCGCGTCGCCGCGGGCGAATCGCTGGACAAGCTGCTGCCGGAAGCTTTCGCGGTGGTGCGCGAGGCGGCCAAGCGTACCCTGGGCATGCGTCACTACGACGTGCAGATGATCGGCGGCATGGTGCTGCACCAGGGCAAGATCGCCGAGATGCGCACCGGCGAGGGCAAGACCCTGGTCGGCACGCTACCGGTCTACCTGAATGCGCTGGCGGGCAAGGGCGTGCACGTGGTCACCGTGAACGACTACCTGGCCCGGCGCGACTCGGCCCAGATGGGCAAGCTGTACAACTTCCTCGGCCTGGCCGTGGGGGTGGTGTACCCGGGCATGGACCACGCCGACAAGCACGCGGCCTACGCTGCCGACATCACCTACGGCACCAACAACGAGTTCGGCTTCGACTACCTGCGCGACAACATGGCGCTGAGCAAGGAACAGCGCTACCAGCGCGGCCTGCACTATGCGATCGTCGACGAGGTCGACTCGATCCTTATCGACGAGGCGCGCACGCCGCTGATCATCTCCGGCCCGGCCGAGGATTCCCCGCAGCTGTACCTCGCGGTGAACAAGATCGTGCCGCAGATGGTCCGCCAGGCCGAGGAGGACGGCGAGGGCGACTACTGGGTCGACGAGAAGCAGAAGCAGGTGCACCTGTCCGAGGCGGGCATGCAGCATGCTGACGAACTGCTGCGCGCGGGCGGCGTGATCGAACAGGACAGCGGCCTGTACGACTCCAAGAACCTGGCAGTGGTGCACCACCTCAACGCCGCGCTGCGCGCCAACGGCATCTACCAGCGCGACGTGGACTACATCGTGCGCGACGGCGAGGTGATCATCGTCGACGAGTTCACCGGCCGCACCCTGCCGGGCCGGCGCTGGTCGGACGGCCTGCACCAGGCGGTCGAGGCGAAGGAGGGCGTGCCGATCCAGCGCGAGAACCAGACGCTGGCCACGGTGACGTTCCAGAACCTGTTCCGCATGTACAAGAAGCTGGCCGGCATGACTGGCACGGCCGACACCGAGGCGTTCGAGTTCCAGAGCATCTACGGCCTGGAGGTGGTGGTGATCCCCACCCACAAGCCGATGATCCGCAAGGACAACCCGGACATGATCTTCCTGTCGCAGACGCCGAAGTACAACTCGGTGATCGAAGACATCAAGGATTGCCACAAACGCGGGCAGCCGGTGCTGGTCGGTACCACCTCGATCGAGGTATCCGAGCTGCTGTCCGAACTGCTGAAGAAGGCCGGCGTGCCGCACGAAGTGCTCAATGCGAAGCAGCACGAGCGCGAGGCGCACATCGTCGCCCAGGCCGGCGCGCCTAGTCAGGTCACCATTGCCACCAACATGGCCGGCCGTGGTACCGACATCGTGCTCGGCGGCAGCATGGACGCCGCGTTGGCGATGCTGCCGGAAGGCGCCAGCGAGCTCGATCGCCAGCGCGTCAAGACCGATTGGAAAAAACTGCACGAGCAGGTGCTTGCTGCCGGCGGCCTGCACATCATCGGTACCGAGCGGCACGAGTCGCGGCGCATCGACAACCAGCTGCGTGGCCGTTCCGGCCGCCAGGGCGATCCGGGCTCCTCGCGCTTCTACCTGTCGCTGGAAGACAACCTGCTGCGCATCTTCGGCGGCGAAGGCCTGGTGCGCTGGATGAAGCGCTTTGGCATGAAGGACGACGACGCGCTGGAAGATCGCATGATCAGCCGGCAGATCGAGAAGGCGCAGCGCAAGGTCGAACAGCACAACTTCGACATCCGCAAGCACCTGCTGGAATTCGATGACGTCGCCAACGACCAGCGCAAGGTGATCTACCGCCAGCGCGACGAACTGCTCGACGGCGAAGAGGTGCAGGCCACCGTCGCCGACATCCGCGACGACGTGGTGCAGAGCATGGTGCGCGGATTCGTGCCGGATGACAGCATCGACGAGCAGTGGGACTTGGCCGGTCTCGACCGCGAGCTGGAAAGCGAGCTTGGCCTGTCGCTCGACCTCAAGCGCTGGGTCGAGCAGCAGCACGAGATCGACGCGAAGATGATCCTCGAGCACGTGCGCGGCGCGGTGAACGAACTGTTCCAGGCCAAGGAAGCGCAGATCGGCGCCGAGACCATGCGCCAGCTTGAAAAACACATCATGCTGACCGTGGTCGACAACGCCTGGAAGGATCACCTGGCAAGCATGGATTACCTGCGCCAGGGCATCTACCTGGTCGGCTACGCGCAGCAGGACCCGAAGCAGGCGTTCAAGCGCGAGTCGTTCAAGCTGTTCTCCGACATGCTCGAGCGGATCAAGGCCGAAGTGGTGCAGATGCTGGCGCGGATCCGTATCCGCAGCGAGGAGGAAGTCGCCGCGATGGAGGCCGAGCAGCGGCGCCTGGCTGATCGCCTGCAGAAACAGATGCTGGCCAGCGGCGGCGGTGCGCCGGCGGAAGGCGCGTTCGGTGGCGCCGCGGAACCGGCGGTGGGTGCCGGCATGCGCCTGGCCCAGCCGGCCCAGCACGACGGCCCCAAGGTCGGTCGCAACGACCCGTGCCCGTGCGGCTCGGGCAAGAAGTACAAGCACTGCCACGGCCAGCTGGCCTGA